One window of Watersipora subatra chromosome 3, tzWatSuba1.1, whole genome shotgun sequence genomic DNA carries:
- the LOC137389578 gene encoding ribosome-binding protein 1-like encodes MQLTNKERGEISKEEKYTVEQGKEESYTVEQGKEERYTVEQGKEERCTVEQGKEERYTVEQGKEERYTVEQGKEERCTVEQGKEERYTVEQGKEERCTVG; translated from the coding sequence ATGCAATTAACGAACAAGGAAAGGGGAGAGATAAGTAAGGAGGAGAAATACACCGTAGAACAAGGTAAGGAGGAGAGCTACACTGTAGAACAAGGTAAAGAGGAGAGATACACTGTGGAACAAGGTAAGGAGGAGCGATGCACTGTAGAACAAGGTAAAGAGGAGAGATACACTGTAGAACAAGGTAAAGAGGAGAGATACACTGTGGAACAAGGTAAGGAGGAGCGATGCACTGTAGAACAAGGTAAAGAGGAGAGATACACTGTGGAACAAGGTAAGGAGGAGAGATGCACTGTAGGATAA